Proteins encoded by one window of Panicum virgatum strain AP13 chromosome 7N, P.virgatum_v5, whole genome shotgun sequence:
- the LOC120680814 gene encoding 30S ribosomal protein S17, chloroplastic-like — protein sequence MLLSSPLVSPALRVPPRPGNGCRLRIEAARQLTGRVVTTKADKTVGVEVVRLAPHPKYKRRERIKKKYQAHDPDNQFKVGDVVELRSSRPISKTKHFIAVPLPPRDTRRKSQLLPPLQSQQAAEDDDQQPLPSTAQ from the coding sequence ATGCTGCTGAGCTCCCCCTTGGTGTCCCCGGCGCTGCGGGTCCCTCCGCGGCCGGGGAATGGCTGTCGCCTCCGGATCGAGGCGGCGAGGCAGCTGACGGGGCGGGTGGTGACGACCAAGGCGGACAAGACGGTGGGCGTGGAGGTGGTGCGCCTGGCGCCGCATCCCAAGTACAAGCGCCGAGAGCGTATCAAGAAGAAGTACCAGGCGCACGACCCCGACAACCAGTTCAAGGTCGGCGACGTCGTCGAGCTCCGAAGCTCCCGCCCCATCTCCAAGACCAAGCACTTCATCGCCGTTCCGCTCCCGCCCCGCGACACCCGCCGCAAGTCGcagctcctcccgccgctccagTCGCAGCAGGCCGCCGAAGACGACGACCAGCAGCCGCTGCCCTCCACGGCACAGTGA
- the LOC120680811 gene encoding uncharacterized protein LOC120680811 isoform X1: protein MAAGGGSADDMLGFKEDDAMRFIFGGDIMGMDDPGAFDRSLMELQVFKEVFCGAATTTPHLPAETDLGFIHTHHPPDDPQLQIPQPHPQLQDHAQPHGVDLDDALMQGFMTHWQPGAKCATHLPGLYDDHHHHFLAADAAVTNEGLTAATNVLDVHAQGTPQAAGPAAATCNALVGLAGSSSTSAVDDPMPSYMEALAEISEFQSATTLLSDPFLHQWFQDQQQYPTDACFTYDQGQVDDTTYPLCTSIKELSDRGRVQQHPFYREEAHGTPTLPQQSQFWFSPAQLTELEAICQNGTPDANISSLDEIDVRGCSSSGHSGSAAAVSKKAFGRDIPDQLEAHAHRLFKDAGWTIKPRKRNDRAKMASYFTAPNREAVHTSLTQAWKFCGNKLYEASTDSERGRYPKEWSDVDAFWKDLTDTMAYIDRMLAKQQNALTLLQRWQILDPFVAVVFISRKITALQQHKTLRAVNSSTFVLDGSTDMPSESKTMHKASDLLASRMIQSTPLITDSDCSTLATESYNGHQPLQSCHDVEDSNNRDMNPMVCCNGSLNYNASDQTKHHIYAGDDGRQTYAQAKAVNSSVKKSKKKSKRMFDTDATGLDGLCSQSVMQPTMENVFDHGSNVATMGMPGIVIISASMEHGMCSGVDTRHMKAESKSEKLDKDVQSNNCDMFLSSESKQLNMMQSVRTEELRDCNTFSDTHCTVRESQSDATASCPDDKAQEKMISPPGQFSEDPQDGLTGNTGVQSSHECSATVLETDPTRDSQTSKTATAKMKPKGWEKYMKKRPRELRINDEDLLIAAIVKNKDLVSCHKFAAGFSGAKKFKKLKSHKKCNKLPFKTGKAGTNLLGGKRVCLARKTVICWLIATGFLTVKDVIQYRDPKRNKVVKDGLVTWEGIVCNCCQKTLSVSDFMAHAGCSNPKSSLGLFLESGKSYTLCQVEAWSAEFMSRRNNAFGRKVEAIDENDDTCGFCGDGGELLCCDNCPSTYHQACLSSKELPEGSWYCHNCTCQICGRPVTEKEVSTFSAIFKCLQCGDAYHDTCIEQEKVPFEGQISDTWFCGKYCKQIFIGLRTHVGTDNILDNELSWSILRCNSDGQKLHSVQRIAYLAECNTKLAVALTLLEECFIRMVDPRTGVDMIPHVLYNKGSNFARVDYQGFYTVILEKGDEILCVASIRVHGTKAAELPFIATSVDYRRQGMCRILMNIIEKMLRSFNVKMLVLSAIPELVSTWVSGFGFKPIQDAERKQLHSVNLMLFPGTSLLTKRLDGSIMTKKPGEEKDLLEDYGLPRKSREHFELHDLDLSGKEFKAEVSVGGPFRTLKHECGSAAWFQSTKQVFIRLLGNGSNEPHTSKALD from the exons ATGGCCGCCGGGGGAGGCAGCGCCGACGACATGCTGGGATTCAAGGAGGACGACGCCATGCGCTTCATCTTCGGCGGGGACATCATGGGAATGGACGACCCCGGCGCCTTCGACAGATCCCTCATGGAGCTTCAGGTCTTCAAGGAGGTCTTCTGCggggctgccaccaccaccccccATCTGCCCGCTGAGACGGACCTTGGATTCATCCACACCCACCACCCTCCTGATGATCCACAGCTCCAAATACCTCAGCCTCATCCCCAGCTTCAGGACCACGCCCAGCCACATGGGGTCGACTTGGATGACGCCTTAATGCAGGGCTTCATGACTCACTGGCAGCCCGGGGCTAAGTGCGCAACTCATCTGCCCGGGCTCTATGatgaccaccaccaccacttctTAGCTGCAGATGCTGCTGTTACGAATGAAGGCTTAACAGCTGCCACCAACGTTTTGGATGTGCACGCGCAAGGGACACCTCAAGCTGCTGGACCTGCAGCAGCAACATGCAATGCACTCGTCGGTTTggctggcagcagcagcactagCGCGGTTGATGACCCCATGCCTTCCTACATGGAAGCACTAGCTGAGATTTCTGAGTTCCAAAGTGCCACTACTCTTCTTTCCGATCCCTTCTTGCATCAGTGgttccaggatcagcagcaaTACCCTACCGACGCGTGCTTCACCTACGATCAAGGGCAGGTCGATGACACTACCTATCCCCTATGTACAAGTATAAAGGAATTATCTGACAGAGGGAGAGTACAGCAACATCCATTCTATAGAGAAGAAGCTCATGGTACTCCAACACTACCTCAGCAGTCCCAATTTTGGTTCAGCCCGGCTCAGCTCACCGAACTTGAGGCCATTTGCCAGAACGGCACGCCTGATGCAAATATTAGTTCCCTGGATGAAATTGATGTTCGTGGATGCAGCAGCAGCGGACACTCTGGCTCCGCAGCTGCTGTTTCCAAGAAGGCTTTCGGCAGGGATATTCCTGATCAGCTGGAAGCACACGCGCATCGCCTTTTCAAGGATGCTGGGTGGACTATTAAGCCACGGAAAAGGAATGACAGGGCTAAGATGGCATCCTACTTCACAGCTCCAAACAGGGAAGCGGTTCATACCTCGCTAACTCAGGCTTGGAAGTTTTGTGGCAACAAGTTATACGAAGCTTCCACAGATTCAGAAAGGGGAAGGTATCCAAAGGAGTGGTCAGATGTTGATGCATTCTGGAAGGACCTCACGGATACAATGGCCTATATTGATAGGATGCTTGCAAAACAGCAAAATGCACTCACACTTCTTCAGCGCTGGCAGATTTTGGACCCTTTTGTAGCTGTTGTCTTCATCAGTAGGAAAATCACTGCTCTGCAGCAGCACAAAACTCTTAGAGCTGTCAACAGTTCAACCTTTGTACTTGATGGCAGCACAGATATGCCATCAGAAAGTAAGACCATGCACAAAGCCAGTGATTTGTTGGCAAGCCGAATGATTCAGTCTACTCCACTGATCACAGACTCTGATTGCAGCACACTTGCAACTGAGAGCTACAACGGGCATCAGCCTTTACAGAGCTGTCATGATGTGGAGGACAGCAACAATAGGGATATGAATCCAATGGTCTGCTGCAACGGGAGTCTGAATTACAATGCAAGCGACCAAACAAAACATCACATTTATGCAGGCGATGATGGACGGCAAACCTATGCTCAAGCAAAGGCTGTTAATAGTTCTgtaaaaaagtcaaagaagaaaTCTAAAAGGATGTTTGATACTGACGCAACTGGACTGGATGGGTTGTGTTCTCAAAGTGTAATGCAACCTACTATGGAAAATGTGTTTGACCATGGGAGTAATGTAGCAACCATGGGCATGCCTGGTATAGTAATCATCAGTGCCTCTATGGAACATGGTATGTGTTCAGGCGTTGACACACGTCATATGAAAGCTGAGTCTAAATCAGAAAAGCTAGATAAAGATGTCCAAAGCAATAATTGTGACATGTTCCTGTCTTCAGAGAGCAAGCAACTGAACATGATGCAGAGTGTAAGGACTGAAGAACTTAGGGATTGCAATACGTTCTCAGATACCCACTGTACTGTAAGGGAGTCACAGTCAGATGCTACAGCATCCTGCCCTGATGACAAGGCCCAGGAAAAGATGATCTCACCCCCTGGACAATTTTCTGAGGATCCACAAGATGGTCTAACAGGCAATACTGGAGTTCAATCATCCCATGAATGCAGTGCTACTGTTCTGGAAACTGATCCAACTCGTGACTCACAAACCAGCAAGACAGCCACTGCTAAAATGAAACCTAAAGGTTGGGAGAAGTACATGAAGAAAAGACCTCGTGAATTGAGGATCAACGATGAGGACCTTTTGATCGCAGCTATTGTGAAAAACAAGGATCTTGTCTCCTGCCATAAATTTGCTGCAGGCTTTTCAGGTGCAAAGAAGTTCAAGAAGCTTAAGAGCCACAAGAAATGTAATAAACTACCTTTTAAAACAGGAAAGGCTGGCACAAACCTATTGGGTGGGAAGAGAGTATGTTTGGCCCGGAAAACTGTCATCTGCTGGTTGATTGCCACTGGCTTTCTGACTGTAAAGGACGTGATACAGTACCGGGATCCTAAGAGGAATAAAGTTGTAAAGGATGGTCTGGTTACCTGGGAAGGCATTGTTTGCAATTGTTGCCAAAAAACCTTATCTGTATCAGACTTCATGGCTCATGCTGGTTGTAGCAACCCAAAGTCCTCGTTGGGCCTCTTTCTAGAGTCAGGCAAGTCATACACTTTGTGCCAGGTTGAGGCTTGGTCTGCTGAATTTATGAGCAGGAGAAACAATGCATTTGGTAGAAAAGTTGAGGCAATAGATGAAAATGATGATACTTGTGGTTTCTGTGGAGATGGTGGTGAATTACTTTGCTGTGACAATTGTCCATCAACATATCATCAAGCTTGCTTGTCTTCTAAG GAGCTTCCAGAAGGTAGTTGGTACTGCCACAATTGCACCTGTCAGATTTGTGGGAGGCCAGTTACTGAGAAGGAGGTTTCGACATTCTCGGCTATTTTCAAATGTTTACAATGTGGAGATGCAT ATCATGACACTTGCATTGAACAAGAGAAGGTACCTTTTGAGGGTCAAATATCTGACACATGGTTTTGTGGGAAATATTGTAAACAG ATATTCATAGGATTACGCACTCATGTTGGAACAGATAATATTCTTGACAATGAGCTTTCATGGTCCATATTGAGATGCAACAGTGATGGGCAGAAGCTTCATTCTGTTCAGAGGATTGCCTACTTGGCAGAATGTAATACGAAATTGGCAGTGGCTCTTACTCTATTGGAGGAATGTTTTATTCGTATGGTGGATCCTAGAACTGGTGTGGACATGATACCTCATGTCTTGTACAACAAGGG ATCAAACTTTGCTCGTGTGGATTATCAAGGATTCTATACGGTAATCCTGGAGAAAGGTGATGAAATTTTATGTGTGGCTTCTATCAG AGTTCATGGAACTAAAGCCGCTGAACTTCCTTTTATTGCTACTTCTGTAGACTATCGACGCCAAGGGATGTGCCGTATACTAATGAACATCATTGAAAAG ATGCTGAGATCATTTAATGTTAAGATGTTGGTCCTTTCTGCCATCCCAGAGTTGGTTAGCACATGGGTGTCAGGATTTGGCTTCAAACCTATTCAAGATGCTGAAAGGAAACAGCTCCATAGTGTAAATTTAATGTTGTTTCCTGGAACATCCTTACTAACAAAGAGATTGGACGGATCTATTATGACTAAAAAACCAG GTGAGGAAAAGGATTTACTTGAAGATTATGGATTGCCTAGGAAATCAAGAGAGCATTTTGAACTCCATGACCTTGACTTGTCCGGGAAAGAGTTTAAAGCTGAGGTTTCAGTGGGTGGTCCATTCAGAACACTGAAACATGAATGTGGTTCAGCAGCATGGTTCCAGTCTACTAAG CAAGTTTTCATCAGACTGTTGGGAAATGGATCAAATGagccacacacatccaaggctTTGGATTGA
- the LOC120680811 gene encoding uncharacterized protein LOC120680811 isoform X2, whose amino-acid sequence MAAGGGSADDMLGFKEDDAMRFIFGGDIMGMDDPGAFDRSLMELQVFKEVFCGAATTTPHLPAETDLGFIHTHHPPDDPQLQIPQPHPQLQDHAQPHGVDLDDALMQGFMTHWQPGAKCATHLPGLYDDHHHHFLAADAAVTNEGLTAATNVLDVHAQGTPQAAGPAAATCNALVGLAGSSSTSAVDDPMPSYMEALAEISEFQSATTLLSDPFLHQWFQDQQQYPTDACFTYDQGQVDDTTYPLCTSIKELSDRGRVQQHPFYREEAHGTPTLPQQSQFWFSPAQLTELEAICQNGTPDANISSLDEIDVRGCSSSGHSGSAAAVSKKAFGRDIPDQLEAHAHRLFKDAGWTIKPRKRNDRAKMASYFTAPNREAVHTSLTQAWKFCGNKLYEASTDSERGRYPKEWSDVDAFWKDLTDTMAYIDRMLAKQQNALTLLQRWQILDPFVAVVFISRKITALQQHKTLRAVNSSTFVLDGSTDMPSESKTMHKASDLLASRMIQSTPLITDSDCSTLATESYNGHQPLQSCHDVEDSNNRDMNPMVCCNGSLNYNASDQTKHHIYAGDDGRQTYAQAKAVNSSVKKSKKKSKRMFDTDATGLDGLCSQSVMQPTMENVFDHGSNVATMGMPGIVIISASMEHGMCSGVDTRHMKAESKSEKLDKDVQSNNCDMFLSSESKQLNMMQSVRTEELRDCNTFSDTHCTVRESQSDATASCPDDKAQEKMISPPGQFSEDPQDGLTGNTGVQSSHECSATVLETDPTRDSQTSKTATAKMKPKGWEKYMKKRPRELRINDEDLLIAAIVKNKDLVSCHKFAAGFSGAKKFKKLKSHKKCNKLPFKTGKAGTNLLGGKRVCLARKTVICWLIATGFLTVKDVIQYRDPKRNKVVKDGLVTWEGIVCNCCQKTLSVSDFMAHAGCSNPKSSLGLFLESGKSYTLCQVEAWSAEFMSRRNNAFGRKVEAIDENDDTCGFCGDGGELLCCDNCPSTYHQACLSSKELPEGSWYCHNCTCQICGRPVTEKEVSTFSAIFKCLQCGDAYHDTCIEQEKVPFEGQISDTWFCGKYCKQIFIGLRTHVGTDNILDNELSWSILRCNSDGQKLHSVQRIAYLAECNTKLAVALTLLEECFIRMVDPRTGVDMIPHVLYNKGSNFARVDYQGFYTVILEKGDEILCVASIRVHGTKAAELPFIATSVDYRRQGMCRILMNIIEKMLRSFNVKMLVLSAIPELVSTWVSGFGFKPIQDAERKQLHSVNLMLFPGTSLLTKRLDGSIMTKKPGEEKDLLEDYGLPRKSREHFELHDLDLSGKEFKAEVSVGGPFRTLKHECGSAAWFQSTKLAVGEV is encoded by the exons ATGGCCGCCGGGGGAGGCAGCGCCGACGACATGCTGGGATTCAAGGAGGACGACGCCATGCGCTTCATCTTCGGCGGGGACATCATGGGAATGGACGACCCCGGCGCCTTCGACAGATCCCTCATGGAGCTTCAGGTCTTCAAGGAGGTCTTCTGCggggctgccaccaccaccccccATCTGCCCGCTGAGACGGACCTTGGATTCATCCACACCCACCACCCTCCTGATGATCCACAGCTCCAAATACCTCAGCCTCATCCCCAGCTTCAGGACCACGCCCAGCCACATGGGGTCGACTTGGATGACGCCTTAATGCAGGGCTTCATGACTCACTGGCAGCCCGGGGCTAAGTGCGCAACTCATCTGCCCGGGCTCTATGatgaccaccaccaccacttctTAGCTGCAGATGCTGCTGTTACGAATGAAGGCTTAACAGCTGCCACCAACGTTTTGGATGTGCACGCGCAAGGGACACCTCAAGCTGCTGGACCTGCAGCAGCAACATGCAATGCACTCGTCGGTTTggctggcagcagcagcactagCGCGGTTGATGACCCCATGCCTTCCTACATGGAAGCACTAGCTGAGATTTCTGAGTTCCAAAGTGCCACTACTCTTCTTTCCGATCCCTTCTTGCATCAGTGgttccaggatcagcagcaaTACCCTACCGACGCGTGCTTCACCTACGATCAAGGGCAGGTCGATGACACTACCTATCCCCTATGTACAAGTATAAAGGAATTATCTGACAGAGGGAGAGTACAGCAACATCCATTCTATAGAGAAGAAGCTCATGGTACTCCAACACTACCTCAGCAGTCCCAATTTTGGTTCAGCCCGGCTCAGCTCACCGAACTTGAGGCCATTTGCCAGAACGGCACGCCTGATGCAAATATTAGTTCCCTGGATGAAATTGATGTTCGTGGATGCAGCAGCAGCGGACACTCTGGCTCCGCAGCTGCTGTTTCCAAGAAGGCTTTCGGCAGGGATATTCCTGATCAGCTGGAAGCACACGCGCATCGCCTTTTCAAGGATGCTGGGTGGACTATTAAGCCACGGAAAAGGAATGACAGGGCTAAGATGGCATCCTACTTCACAGCTCCAAACAGGGAAGCGGTTCATACCTCGCTAACTCAGGCTTGGAAGTTTTGTGGCAACAAGTTATACGAAGCTTCCACAGATTCAGAAAGGGGAAGGTATCCAAAGGAGTGGTCAGATGTTGATGCATTCTGGAAGGACCTCACGGATACAATGGCCTATATTGATAGGATGCTTGCAAAACAGCAAAATGCACTCACACTTCTTCAGCGCTGGCAGATTTTGGACCCTTTTGTAGCTGTTGTCTTCATCAGTAGGAAAATCACTGCTCTGCAGCAGCACAAAACTCTTAGAGCTGTCAACAGTTCAACCTTTGTACTTGATGGCAGCACAGATATGCCATCAGAAAGTAAGACCATGCACAAAGCCAGTGATTTGTTGGCAAGCCGAATGATTCAGTCTACTCCACTGATCACAGACTCTGATTGCAGCACACTTGCAACTGAGAGCTACAACGGGCATCAGCCTTTACAGAGCTGTCATGATGTGGAGGACAGCAACAATAGGGATATGAATCCAATGGTCTGCTGCAACGGGAGTCTGAATTACAATGCAAGCGACCAAACAAAACATCACATTTATGCAGGCGATGATGGACGGCAAACCTATGCTCAAGCAAAGGCTGTTAATAGTTCTgtaaaaaagtcaaagaagaaaTCTAAAAGGATGTTTGATACTGACGCAACTGGACTGGATGGGTTGTGTTCTCAAAGTGTAATGCAACCTACTATGGAAAATGTGTTTGACCATGGGAGTAATGTAGCAACCATGGGCATGCCTGGTATAGTAATCATCAGTGCCTCTATGGAACATGGTATGTGTTCAGGCGTTGACACACGTCATATGAAAGCTGAGTCTAAATCAGAAAAGCTAGATAAAGATGTCCAAAGCAATAATTGTGACATGTTCCTGTCTTCAGAGAGCAAGCAACTGAACATGATGCAGAGTGTAAGGACTGAAGAACTTAGGGATTGCAATACGTTCTCAGATACCCACTGTACTGTAAGGGAGTCACAGTCAGATGCTACAGCATCCTGCCCTGATGACAAGGCCCAGGAAAAGATGATCTCACCCCCTGGACAATTTTCTGAGGATCCACAAGATGGTCTAACAGGCAATACTGGAGTTCAATCATCCCATGAATGCAGTGCTACTGTTCTGGAAACTGATCCAACTCGTGACTCACAAACCAGCAAGACAGCCACTGCTAAAATGAAACCTAAAGGTTGGGAGAAGTACATGAAGAAAAGACCTCGTGAATTGAGGATCAACGATGAGGACCTTTTGATCGCAGCTATTGTGAAAAACAAGGATCTTGTCTCCTGCCATAAATTTGCTGCAGGCTTTTCAGGTGCAAAGAAGTTCAAGAAGCTTAAGAGCCACAAGAAATGTAATAAACTACCTTTTAAAACAGGAAAGGCTGGCACAAACCTATTGGGTGGGAAGAGAGTATGTTTGGCCCGGAAAACTGTCATCTGCTGGTTGATTGCCACTGGCTTTCTGACTGTAAAGGACGTGATACAGTACCGGGATCCTAAGAGGAATAAAGTTGTAAAGGATGGTCTGGTTACCTGGGAAGGCATTGTTTGCAATTGTTGCCAAAAAACCTTATCTGTATCAGACTTCATGGCTCATGCTGGTTGTAGCAACCCAAAGTCCTCGTTGGGCCTCTTTCTAGAGTCAGGCAAGTCATACACTTTGTGCCAGGTTGAGGCTTGGTCTGCTGAATTTATGAGCAGGAGAAACAATGCATTTGGTAGAAAAGTTGAGGCAATAGATGAAAATGATGATACTTGTGGTTTCTGTGGAGATGGTGGTGAATTACTTTGCTGTGACAATTGTCCATCAACATATCATCAAGCTTGCTTGTCTTCTAAG GAGCTTCCAGAAGGTAGTTGGTACTGCCACAATTGCACCTGTCAGATTTGTGGGAGGCCAGTTACTGAGAAGGAGGTTTCGACATTCTCGGCTATTTTCAAATGTTTACAATGTGGAGATGCAT ATCATGACACTTGCATTGAACAAGAGAAGGTACCTTTTGAGGGTCAAATATCTGACACATGGTTTTGTGGGAAATATTGTAAACAG ATATTCATAGGATTACGCACTCATGTTGGAACAGATAATATTCTTGACAATGAGCTTTCATGGTCCATATTGAGATGCAACAGTGATGGGCAGAAGCTTCATTCTGTTCAGAGGATTGCCTACTTGGCAGAATGTAATACGAAATTGGCAGTGGCTCTTACTCTATTGGAGGAATGTTTTATTCGTATGGTGGATCCTAGAACTGGTGTGGACATGATACCTCATGTCTTGTACAACAAGGG ATCAAACTTTGCTCGTGTGGATTATCAAGGATTCTATACGGTAATCCTGGAGAAAGGTGATGAAATTTTATGTGTGGCTTCTATCAG AGTTCATGGAACTAAAGCCGCTGAACTTCCTTTTATTGCTACTTCTGTAGACTATCGACGCCAAGGGATGTGCCGTATACTAATGAACATCATTGAAAAG ATGCTGAGATCATTTAATGTTAAGATGTTGGTCCTTTCTGCCATCCCAGAGTTGGTTAGCACATGGGTGTCAGGATTTGGCTTCAAACCTATTCAAGATGCTGAAAGGAAACAGCTCCATAGTGTAAATTTAATGTTGTTTCCTGGAACATCCTTACTAACAAAGAGATTGGACGGATCTATTATGACTAAAAAACCAG GTGAGGAAAAGGATTTACTTGAAGATTATGGATTGCCTAGGAAATCAAGAGAGCATTTTGAACTCCATGACCTTGACTTGTCCGGGAAAGAGTTTAAAGCTGAGGTTTCAGTGGGTGGTCCATTCAGAACACTGAAACATGAATGTGGTTCAGCAGCATGGTTCCAGTCTACTAAG TTAGCTGTTGGGGAAGTGTGA